Proteins encoded by one window of Enterococcus faecalis:
- a CDS encoding DUF6287 domain-containing protein has product MKKGMLAFFVVLAVLSLTACREPKEKKVTASTEASSKVEETNEKTSETIDKTNEQASSSVESNESVKNEESTADEDNSQLTVADLDTTAINAGDFTTLVGTWKNGKGESLIIHPDGSTNTGGMITKDSPTDESRPITSLSIRWGPTGAALLLYRIGVENPNGDQSDKTKPRLLITQDSGNYPAEEYYYRSSEEENQDQNEEAKIIDTQEKAETYIRKTLTDAENNDTNLGFLGMNGNDFFFRAQSKQMVANGGTGTVGFYRVSPQGAVRITDARGN; this is encoded by the coding sequence GTGAAAAAGGGAATGTTAGCGTTTTTTGTCGTGCTAGCGGTTTTATCATTAACTGCTTGTCGGGAACCAAAAGAAAAGAAAGTAACCGCTTCAACGGAGGCATCCTCTAAAGTTGAAGAGACGAATGAAAAAACGAGTGAAACAATTGATAAGACAAACGAACAAGCGAGCAGCAGTGTCGAGTCTAACGAATCAGTGAAAAATGAAGAGTCCACAGCTGATGAAGACAACAGTCAGCTAACTGTAGCTGATTTAGATACTACAGCGATTAATGCTGGCGATTTTACTACTTTAGTTGGAACATGGAAAAATGGTAAAGGAGAGAGTTTGATCATTCATCCTGATGGTAGTACAAATACCGGAGGAATGATTACGAAGGATTCACCTACTGATGAGTCGCGACCAATTACAAGCTTAAGTATTAGGTGGGGGCCTACTGGTGCTGCGCTATTATTATATAGAATTGGTGTTGAAAATCCTAACGGCGACCAATCGGATAAGACGAAACCGCGATTGTTAATTACTCAAGATAGTGGAAATTATCCTGCGGAAGAGTATTACTATCGTTCTTCTGAAGAGGAAAATCAAGACCAAAATGAAGAGGCAAAAATCATCGATACACAAGAAAAAGCAGAGACATATATTAGAAAGACACTGACTGATGCAGAAAATAATGATACGAACCTTGGATTTTTGGGTATGAATGGAAATGACTTCTTTTTTAGAGCCCAATCGAAACAGATGGTTGCAAATGGAGGGACAGGGACTGTCGGTTTTTACAGAGTATCACCACAAGGAGCAGTCAGAATAACGGATGCACGAGGCAACTAA
- a CDS encoding YebC/PmpR family DNA-binding transcriptional regulator, whose product MGRKWANIKEKKAAKDANNSRVYAKFGIEIYVAAKSGDPDPHANQKLRFVIERAKTYNVPKHIIDRAIEKAKGSADEQYSELRYEGFGPNGSMVIVDALTNNVNRTAADVRAAFGKNGGNMGVSGAVSYMFDNTGIIGFAGDDADEILEYLMEKDIDVRDVVEEDGQIIVYTEPEDFHHAQEALKEKGIEEFTVTELEMVPQNEVTLEGDDLGNFEKMLDVLEDLEDVQKVHHNVDLPE is encoded by the coding sequence ATGGGCCGTAAATGGGCAAATATTAAAGAGAAAAAAGCTGCCAAAGACGCAAACAATAGCCGTGTTTATGCAAAATTCGGGATTGAAATTTACGTAGCAGCGAAGTCAGGAGACCCTGATCCTCATGCAAACCAAAAATTACGGTTTGTAATCGAACGCGCCAAAACATACAATGTACCAAAACATATTATTGATCGCGCTATTGAAAAAGCAAAAGGTTCAGCAGATGAACAATATTCTGAATTACGCTATGAAGGATTTGGGCCAAATGGTTCAATGGTCATTGTTGATGCTTTAACAAACAACGTGAACCGAACAGCAGCAGATGTGCGGGCCGCATTTGGTAAAAACGGCGGAAACATGGGTGTCAGCGGTGCTGTTTCCTACATGTTTGATAATACAGGTATCATTGGCTTTGCTGGTGACGATGCGGATGAAATTTTAGAATACTTAATGGAAAAAGACATTGATGTTCGCGATGTTGTTGAAGAAGACGGTCAAATTATCGTTTACACAGAACCAGAAGATTTCCACCATGCACAAGAAGCGTTAAAAGAAAAAGGCATTGAAGAATTCACGGTTACTGAGTTAGAAATGGTTCCACAAAACGAAGTAACATTAGAAGGCGACGATTTAGGGAACTTTGAAAAAATGTTAGACGTTTTAGAAGATTTAGAAGATGTTCAGAAAGTCCATCATAATGTAGATTTACCTGAATAA
- a CDS encoding nucleotidyltransferase, whose amino-acid sequence MARVKACGIIVEYNPFHNGHRYHAQQARQQSGAEVVIAIMSGNFLQRGEPALLDKWARAEEALQNGVDLVIELPTAWSVQSADYFAKGGIKLLQALQCESLCFGTDSTSAIDYAAFGQFVQENQSLIDQTFHALTDKQLSYPQKMTAVFRQVYPESRFDFSSPNHILGMSYAKENATYPTPMTLYPIARKQAGFHDATISGKVASATAIRQSVFQQEITQVLPTVPSITAQHLQTQTMISWENYWPFLKYKIVQSSLEELQAIYQMTEGLEYRLKDQIQAAGSFHELMERMKTKRYTWTRLQRLATYILLNMTKEEVETVWQNSYLHVLGFTPKGQAYLKETKAQIQLPVISKVSKENRAMLSLDIRANQLYQMGDSSLKEQNFGRFPLRFSPDT is encoded by the coding sequence GTGGCTAGAGTGAAAGCCTGTGGCATTATCGTGGAATATAATCCCTTTCATAATGGACATCGCTATCATGCCCAACAAGCTCGCCAACAAAGCGGAGCTGAAGTAGTAATTGCTATAATGAGTGGAAATTTTTTACAAAGAGGAGAACCAGCCTTACTAGATAAGTGGGCCAGAGCAGAAGAAGCTTTGCAAAATGGTGTGGATTTAGTCATTGAATTGCCGACAGCTTGGTCGGTACAGTCTGCGGATTACTTTGCCAAAGGCGGTATAAAGTTATTGCAGGCGTTGCAATGTGAGAGCTTATGTTTTGGAACAGATAGTACAAGCGCAATTGATTATGCGGCTTTCGGCCAGTTTGTCCAAGAAAATCAATCCTTAATTGATCAAACGTTCCACGCATTGACAGACAAACAATTGAGTTATCCACAAAAAATGACTGCTGTTTTTCGTCAAGTATATCCTGAAAGCAGGTTCGATTTTTCTTCGCCTAATCATATTTTGGGGATGAGTTATGCAAAGGAAAATGCCACGTATCCAACCCCGATGACGCTCTACCCAATTGCTAGAAAACAAGCGGGCTTTCATGATGCAACGATTTCTGGGAAAGTTGCTAGCGCCACGGCGATTAGGCAAAGTGTTTTTCAACAAGAAATAACGCAAGTGCTGCCAACGGTGCCTTCTATAACCGCACAACATTTACAAACACAGACAATGATTTCATGGGAAAATTATTGGCCCTTCCTAAAGTATAAAATTGTTCAATCCTCGTTAGAAGAGTTACAAGCCATTTACCAAATGACGGAAGGACTTGAATATCGACTAAAAGATCAAATCCAAGCAGCAGGTTCTTTTCACGAATTAATGGAACGTATGAAAACGAAGCGTTATACTTGGACAAGATTGCAACGATTAGCAACCTATATATTGTTAAATATGACCAAAGAAGAAGTTGAAACTGTTTGGCAAAACAGTTATCTCCATGTGCTAGGATTTACGCCAAAGGGACAAGCTTATCTAAAAGAAACCAAAGCACAGATTCAATTGCCGGTAATTTCCAAAGTATCTAAAGAAAACCGCGCAATGCTTTCGTTAGATATTCGCGCCAATCAACTATACCAAATGGGAGATTCTTCTTTAAAAGAACAAAATTTTGGTCGGTTTCCCTTACGATTTTCGCCAGATACCTAA
- a CDS encoding class I SAM-dependent DNA methyltransferase, giving the protein MAYETFAFVYDEVMDESLYQKWLDFSNRHLPQGTQQILEMACGTGALAVDFAKSGYDVTALDLSEEMLMIASERAFEEEVPVQFVQGNMLDLSEVGQYQAITCFSDSLCYMANRQEVQQVFDEVYQALEEEGTFIFDVHSTYKIDSVFPEYSYHYQTEEFAFLWDSYAGEKEHSIEHFLTFFVKEQETDEHFVRYDELHQERTYSLDNYLRMLESAGFMNVKVYADFTDEAPTETSERWFFVCQRD; this is encoded by the coding sequence ATGGCCTATGAAACATTTGCTTTCGTCTATGACGAAGTGATGGACGAAAGCCTATACCAAAAATGGTTGGATTTTTCCAATCGTCATCTCCCACAAGGAACCCAACAAATTCTTGAAATGGCTTGTGGTACAGGCGCTTTAGCAGTTGATTTCGCGAAAAGTGGTTACGATGTGACAGCCTTAGACTTATCAGAAGAAATGTTGATGATTGCTAGTGAACGGGCCTTTGAAGAAGAAGTGCCAGTTCAATTTGTTCAGGGAAATATGCTAGATTTATCTGAAGTGGGACAATACCAAGCCATCACTTGTTTTTCTGATTCACTATGCTACATGGCTAATCGCCAAGAAGTACAACAAGTGTTCGATGAAGTTTATCAAGCGTTAGAAGAGGAAGGAACGTTCATTTTTGATGTTCATTCTACTTACAAAATTGATTCAGTTTTTCCAGAATATAGCTATCATTATCAAACAGAAGAATTTGCTTTTCTATGGGATAGTTACGCTGGTGAAAAAGAACACAGCATCGAACATTTCTTAACATTTTTTGTGAAAGAACAGGAAACAGATGAGCACTTTGTTCGGTATGATGAATTGCATCAAGAACGAACCTATTCGTTAGATAACTATTTACGAATGTTAGAAAGTGCTGGTTTCATGAACGTCAAAGTTTATGCAGACTTTACAGATGAAGCACCAACTGAAACAAGTGAACGCTGGTTCTTTGTTTGTCAAAGAGATTAA
- the rsfS gene encoding ribosome silencing factor, producing MLEIAVKAADSKRAEEIVALDVREISLLADYFLICQANSERQINAIVDEINEQEAKNQVEVKRVEGKEGGKWILIDLGDVIVHVFQSSERAFYNLEKLWSDAPMVDLSAWVD from the coding sequence ATTTTAGAAATTGCTGTCAAAGCAGCAGATTCAAAACGAGCAGAAGAAATTGTCGCATTAGACGTAAGAGAGATTTCATTATTAGCAGATTATTTTTTAATTTGCCAAGCCAATAGTGAACGTCAAATCAATGCGATTGTTGATGAAATTAACGAACAAGAAGCCAAAAATCAAGTAGAAGTCAAGCGTGTGGAAGGTAAAGAAGGCGGAAAATGGATTTTAATCGATTTAGGCGATGTTATTGTCCATGTATTCCAATCTTCAGAACGTGCCTTTTACAACTTAGAAAAATTATGGTCAGATGCCCCAATGGTTGATCTAAGCGCTTGGGTCGACTAA
- the yqeK gene encoding bis(5'-nucleosyl)-tetraphosphatase (symmetrical) YqeK, producing the protein MSWITNYDAAQRELLMQKVQMQMSERRFRHVLGVEETAVALAAKYGADEAKASIAALTHDYAKERPNDEFELIIRRDGFDLTLLNYGNEIWHGLVGADIVQRELAIDDEEILQAIRVHTTGAAKMSLLDKIIYVADYIEPGRDFPGVKEAREIALVDLDAAVAYETKHTLLHLIEQEHKIYPKTLETYNQWVVNQK; encoded by the coding sequence ATGAGCTGGATAACAAATTATGATGCTGCACAACGTGAATTATTAATGCAAAAAGTTCAAATGCAAATGAGTGAACGTCGCTTTCGCCATGTGTTAGGAGTCGAGGAAACAGCTGTGGCCTTGGCAGCGAAATATGGTGCCGATGAAGCGAAAGCCAGTATTGCTGCTTTGACGCATGATTACGCCAAAGAACGTCCAAACGATGAATTCGAGTTGATTATTCGCCGAGATGGTTTTGATTTGACTTTATTAAACTATGGCAATGAAATTTGGCATGGCTTAGTTGGGGCGGATATTGTCCAACGGGAATTAGCCATTGATGACGAAGAAATCTTGCAGGCAATTCGTGTGCATACAACTGGGGCTGCTAAGATGAGCTTGCTAGATAAAATTATTTATGTCGCAGATTACATTGAACCAGGACGTGATTTTCCAGGTGTGAAAGAAGCCCGTGAAATTGCCCTTGTTGACTTAGATGCAGCGGTTGCTTATGAAACGAAACATACCTTGTTACATTTGATTGAACAAGAACATAAAATTTATCCAAAAACGTTAGAGACCTACAATCAATGGGTCGTTAATCAAAAATAA
- a CDS encoding nicotinate-nucleotide adenylyltransferase, whose protein sequence is MGEKRQARQGADVLLQEEPLRFQTRKQVGLLGGNFNPVHLAHLVMADQVQNQLGLDKVYLMPTYLPPHVDEKKTISSEHRLAMLELAVADNPCLDIEPIELIRKGKSYTYDTMKALKEANPDTDYYFIIGGDMVEYLPKWHRIDDLLHLVQFVGIRRPNYPTESTYPIIWVDVPQMAISSTLIRQKVKSGCSTRYLLPENVINYIQEKGLYQDELDNKL, encoded by the coding sequence ATGGGAGAAAAAAGACAAGCGCGTCAAGGAGCGGACGTTCTCTTGCAAGAGGAACCGTTACGTTTTCAAACAAGAAAGCAAGTCGGCTTGTTAGGTGGTAATTTTAATCCCGTTCATTTAGCACATCTTGTCATGGCCGATCAAGTTCAAAATCAACTAGGTTTGGACAAAGTTTACTTAATGCCTACGTACTTACCACCACATGTAGACGAAAAGAAAACAATTAGCAGTGAACATCGGTTAGCGATGTTAGAACTAGCAGTGGCTGATAATCCCTGCTTAGATATTGAGCCAATTGAGTTAATTCGCAAAGGCAAAAGTTACACGTATGATACGATGAAAGCTTTAAAAGAAGCCAATCCAGATACTGATTATTATTTTATAATTGGTGGAGATATGGTGGAATACTTGCCTAAATGGCATCGGATTGATGACTTACTCCATTTAGTTCAATTTGTCGGCATTCGGCGTCCTAATTATCCAACGGAATCTACCTATCCAATTATTTGGGTCGATGTTCCGCAGATGGCGATTAGTTCCACTTTGATTAGACAAAAAGTCAAAAGTGGTTGCTCAACACGCTATCTTCTTCCAGAGAATGTGATAAACTATATTCAAGAGAAGGGACTGTATCAAGATGAGCTGGATAACAAATTATGA
- the yhbY gene encoding ribosome assembly RNA-binding protein YhbY codes for MKLRGKQKRYLRSQAHHLQPIFQVGKGGLNDAMITQIDEALEKRELIKITLLQNTDEVAEEVAEELTAAIHCDVVQIIGRVLVLFKPSSKEKYQKISAAVKEI; via the coding sequence TTGAAACTTAGAGGAAAACAAAAACGTTATTTACGTAGTCAGGCACACCATTTACAACCTATTTTTCAAGTAGGCAAAGGTGGTTTGAATGACGCAATGATTACACAAATTGATGAAGCGTTGGAAAAACGTGAACTGATTAAAATTACGTTATTACAAAATACAGATGAAGTAGCAGAAGAGGTTGCAGAAGAACTAACAGCAGCCATTCATTGCGATGTGGTACAAATTATTGGTCGCGTGTTGGTCTTATTCAAGCCATCAAGTAAAGAAAAATATCAAAAAATTTCAGCAGCAGTCAAAGAGATTTAA
- the yqeH gene encoding ribosome biogenesis GTPase YqeH: MTEAIHCIGCGAIIQTENPHELGYTPKTAFEKGMETGEVYCQRCFRLRHYNDIQDVQLTDDDFLRLLNGLGTEDALIVNVVDIFDFNGSLIPGLHRFIGDNPVLLVGNKVDILPKSLKKTKMVQWMRERAHEAGLRPVDVLLTSGKKPQEMQELLDTIEKYREGRDVYVVGVTNVGKSTLINQIIQQTVGVQDVITTSQFPGTTLDKIEIPLDDGHFLIDTPGIIHRHQMAHYLGKKDLKIIAPQKEIKPKVYQLNAEQTLFLGGLARFDYVQGAKSSFIAYVSNDLNLHRTKTATADAFYEKHVGGLLQPPRADEVAEFPELVRFEFSVKEKTDIVFAGLGWITVTEPGVVAGWAPKGVDVLRRKALI; the protein is encoded by the coding sequence ATGACAGAGGCAATTCATTGTATTGGCTGTGGTGCGATTATCCAAACGGAAAATCCTCATGAATTAGGCTATACACCAAAAACAGCTTTCGAAAAAGGAATGGAAACAGGGGAAGTTTATTGCCAACGTTGTTTTCGCTTAAGACATTATAATGACATTCAAGATGTCCAATTAACAGATGATGACTTTTTACGTTTATTGAATGGTTTAGGAACAGAAGATGCACTGATTGTGAACGTAGTGGATATTTTTGACTTTAATGGCTCTCTTATTCCAGGACTACATCGTTTTATCGGAGATAATCCTGTGTTGTTAGTTGGTAATAAAGTGGATATTTTGCCTAAATCATTAAAAAAAACTAAAATGGTTCAATGGATGAGAGAACGGGCCCATGAAGCAGGATTACGCCCTGTTGATGTTTTACTAACAAGTGGCAAGAAACCACAAGAAATGCAAGAGTTATTAGATACAATCGAAAAATATCGTGAAGGCCGAGACGTTTATGTCGTAGGTGTGACCAATGTTGGAAAATCAACATTAATCAATCAAATCATTCAACAAACAGTGGGTGTTCAAGATGTGATTACGACATCACAATTTCCTGGAACAACGCTAGATAAAATTGAAATTCCATTAGACGATGGCCACTTCTTAATCGATACGCCCGGAATTATTCACCGTCATCAAATGGCACATTATCTAGGTAAAAAAGACTTGAAAATTATTGCACCGCAAAAAGAAATCAAACCGAAAGTTTACCAATTAAATGCTGAACAAACCTTGTTTTTAGGTGGCTTGGCTCGCTTTGATTATGTCCAAGGTGCTAAAAGTTCCTTCATTGCCTACGTTTCCAATGACTTAAATTTACACCGAACAAAAACAGCAACCGCCGATGCTTTTTATGAAAAACATGTTGGTGGCTTATTGCAGCCTCCACGTGCCGATGAAGTCGCTGAGTTTCCTGAATTAGTGCGCTTTGAATTTTCCGTGAAAGAAAAAACGGATATTGTGTTTGCTGGTCTAGGTTGGATTACTGTCACAGAACCTGGTGTAGTCGCTGGTTGGGCGCCTAAAGGTGTCGATGTTTTACGTAGAAAAGCATTAATTTAA
- a CDS encoding YqeG family HAD IIIA-type phosphatase, with amino-acid sequence MFSKYKPTWMIDAIYKITPAQLKKLGIKAVLTDLDNTLIAWNNPDGTEELKTWLLEMKNAGITVLVVSNNKDSRIKRVVEKFDLDYVARALKPTARGFKLAEKKLGLKPSEMLMVGDQIMTDIRGANAAGIRNVLVQPIVDTDGWNTRINRFFERKIMKYLSKKHPEMTWRGGLE; translated from the coding sequence ATGTTTTCAAAATATAAACCGACATGGATGATTGATGCGATTTATAAAATTACCCCCGCACAATTAAAAAAACTGGGGATTAAGGCAGTACTAACTGACTTAGATAATACGTTAATTGCTTGGAATAATCCCGATGGAACAGAAGAATTAAAAACTTGGTTATTAGAAATGAAAAATGCAGGAATTACTGTCCTCGTTGTTTCAAACAACAAAGACAGCCGGATTAAACGCGTTGTTGAAAAGTTTGACTTAGATTATGTAGCACGTGCCTTGAAACCAACCGCACGTGGCTTCAAATTAGCAGAAAAAAAATTAGGCTTGAAGCCATCTGAAATGTTAATGGTCGGCGATCAGATTATGACAGATATTCGGGGAGCTAACGCAGCGGGTATACGCAATGTTTTAGTTCAACCGATTGTCGATACAGATGGCTGGAATACTAGAATCAATCGGTTCTTTGAACGGAAAATTATGAAATACTTATCAAAAAAACATCCAGAAATGACATGGAGAGGCGGATTAGAATGA
- a CDS encoding acetyl-CoA carboxylase carboxyl transferase subunit alpha — MEKKTANDVVTLARDQDRLTTLEYIEAIFEDFLEFHGDRYFADDLAVVGGVATLQGKPVTVIGIQKGRNLPENIERNFGSPNPEGYRKALRLMKQAEKFNRPVITFVNTAGAYCGIGAEERGEGEAIAQNLLEMSDLKVPIISVIIGEGGSGGALALAVADEVWMLEHTIYAVLSPEGFASILWKDGSRAKEAAELMKITATELKELAIVDKVIPEVMNGQPLEQAKINRMLQKAFISKLTELAKLDTETLLEKRYQRFRKY, encoded by the coding sequence ATGGAAAAGAAAACAGCCAATGATGTTGTTACCTTGGCAAGAGACCAAGATCGTTTGACAACTTTAGAATATATAGAAGCCATTTTTGAGGACTTTTTAGAATTTCATGGGGATCGTTACTTTGCCGATGATTTAGCTGTAGTCGGTGGTGTTGCTACTTTGCAAGGGAAACCAGTTACGGTGATAGGTATCCAAAAAGGCCGAAATCTACCAGAAAATATTGAACGTAATTTTGGTTCACCTAATCCTGAAGGGTATCGCAAAGCGTTACGTTTAATGAAACAAGCGGAAAAATTTAATCGCCCAGTCATTACCTTTGTGAACACTGCTGGTGCCTATTGTGGAATTGGTGCCGAAGAGAGGGGAGAAGGGGAAGCCATTGCGCAAAACCTGTTAGAGATGTCTGATTTGAAAGTGCCAATCATTTCAGTCATCATTGGTGAGGGCGGTAGTGGCGGTGCTTTAGCTTTAGCAGTCGCAGATGAAGTTTGGATGTTGGAACACACGATTTATGCGGTTCTTTCGCCAGAAGGTTTCGCCTCTATTTTGTGGAAAGATGGCAGTCGTGCGAAAGAAGCAGCAGAATTGATGAAAATCACAGCGACAGAGCTGAAGGAATTAGCTATTGTAGATAAAGTAATTCCGGAAGTTATGAACGGTCAGCCTCTGGAACAAGCAAAAATTAATCGCATGTTACAAAAAGCGTTCATTTCAAAATTAACTGAATTAGCTAAATTAGATACGGAAACGTTACTAGAAAAAAGATACCAACGTTTTCGCAAATATTAG
- the accD gene encoding acetyl-CoA carboxylase, carboxyltransferase subunit beta, whose amino-acid sequence MALFKKKNYIRINPNRADANDASKKPSVPDNMWAKCPSCKRTLYTKEMGAEKICPHCGYSFRIGAWERLAITVDEKSFHNWDSELVTKDPLNFPGYLEKIEKMQEKTGLDEAVLTGEATIEGQAVAIGIMDANFIMGSMGTIVGEKITRLFERATEKHLPVVIFTASGGARMQEGIFSLMQMAKISAALQRHNKAGLLYLTVLTDPTTGGVTASFAMDGDIILAEPQSLIGFAGRRVIEQTIRQELPDDFQKAEFLLEHGFVDQIVPRNLLRQRLSDLLRLHSLEGWR is encoded by the coding sequence ATGGCATTATTTAAAAAGAAAAATTACATTCGCATTAATCCAAATCGTGCTGATGCAAATGATGCATCAAAGAAGCCTTCTGTTCCAGATAATATGTGGGCAAAATGCCCTTCTTGTAAGCGAACACTGTATACAAAAGAAATGGGTGCAGAAAAAATCTGTCCGCATTGTGGCTATAGTTTTCGGATTGGTGCATGGGAACGATTAGCGATAACCGTTGATGAAAAAAGTTTCCACAATTGGGACAGTGAATTAGTGACAAAAGATCCACTAAATTTTCCTGGTTATCTTGAAAAAATTGAAAAAATGCAAGAAAAAACTGGGCTAGATGAAGCTGTCTTAACGGGAGAAGCAACAATTGAAGGACAAGCTGTTGCAATTGGAATCATGGACGCTAATTTTATCATGGGCAGTATGGGAACGATTGTTGGTGAAAAAATCACACGCTTGTTTGAGCGGGCGACAGAAAAGCATTTACCAGTAGTGATTTTCACTGCATCTGGTGGTGCCCGTATGCAAGAAGGAATTTTTTCATTGATGCAAATGGCGAAAATTTCGGCCGCTTTGCAACGGCATAACAAAGCAGGCTTGCTGTATCTTACGGTATTGACTGATCCAACGACTGGCGGTGTTACAGCAAGTTTTGCGATGGATGGCGATATTATTTTGGCAGAGCCTCAGAGTTTAATCGGTTTTGCTGGCCGCCGTGTAATTGAACAAACGATTCGTCAAGAGTTGCCAGATGATTTTCAAAAGGCCGAGTTTCTTTTAGAACATGGTTTTGTAGATCAGATTGTGCCAAGAAATCTTTTGCGTCAACGATTGAGCGACTTGTTACGTTTACATTCTTTGGAAGGGTGGCGCTAA
- a CDS encoding acetyl-CoA carboxylase biotin carboxylase subunit, whose amino-acid sequence MFSKVLIANRGEIAVRIIRACRELGIQTVAVYSEADQEALHTQLADEAICIGPAKATDSYLNVQAVLSAAIVTNAEAIHPGFGFLSENSQFASMCEECNITFIGPKAETIDAMGNKINARQLMQKAKVPVIPGSDGVIDSVEEALTIAEEIGYPVMLKAAAGGGGKGIRKVLSKEELPKHFTSAQQEAKAAFGNDDMYLEKIIYPARHIEVQILGDQYGHVIHLGERDCSLQRNNQKVLEESPSIAISEEKRQMLGETAVRAAQAVHYENAGTIEFLMDPAGDFYFMEMNTRIQVEHPVTEMVTGIDLVKAQLEIASGEPLGYTQEDVTMTGHAIECRINAENPAFNFAPSPGKIQNLLLPSGGMGLRVDSAMYSGYSIPPYYDSMIAKVIVHGENRFDALMKMQRALNEIVTEGIITNAEFQLDLITHDNVLTGDYDTSFLQETFLPNWEPESNH is encoded by the coding sequence ATGTTTTCGAAAGTATTAATCGCAAACCGCGGAGAAATCGCTGTTCGTATTATTCGTGCCTGTCGCGAATTAGGCATTCAAACAGTTGCTGTTTACTCTGAAGCGGATCAAGAAGCGTTACACACACAGTTAGCAGATGAAGCCATTTGTATTGGACCGGCGAAAGCAACTGATTCTTATTTAAATGTTCAAGCTGTTTTAAGTGCAGCGATTGTTACCAATGCTGAAGCGATTCATCCAGGGTTTGGTTTCTTATCTGAAAATAGTCAATTTGCTTCAATGTGCGAAGAATGTAACATTACTTTTATCGGTCCTAAAGCAGAAACGATTGATGCAATGGGCAATAAAATAAACGCACGTCAACTGATGCAAAAAGCCAAGGTACCTGTTATTCCTGGGAGTGATGGCGTCATTGATTCTGTCGAAGAAGCGTTGACGATTGCTGAAGAAATTGGTTACCCAGTGATGTTAAAGGCAGCTGCTGGTGGTGGCGGAAAAGGAATCCGAAAAGTTCTTTCAAAAGAAGAGTTACCGAAACACTTTACTTCAGCGCAGCAAGAAGCCAAAGCCGCATTTGGTAATGATGATATGTATTTAGAAAAAATTATTTATCCAGCACGTCATATCGAAGTGCAAATTTTAGGTGATCAATATGGGCATGTGATTCACTTAGGAGAACGTGATTGCTCACTACAAAGAAATAATCAAAAAGTGTTAGAAGAATCACCATCGATTGCTATTTCTGAAGAAAAGCGTCAGATGTTAGGCGAAACGGCCGTTCGAGCGGCACAAGCTGTGCATTATGAAAATGCCGGAACCATTGAATTTTTGATGGATCCAGCTGGCGACTTTTATTTCATGGAAATGAATACCCGCATCCAAGTCGAACATCCAGTTACGGAAATGGTAACAGGGATTGATTTAGTCAAAGCACAATTAGAAATTGCTTCAGGTGAACCTTTAGGCTATACCCAAGAGGATGTTACCATGACTGGGCATGCGATTGAGTGCCGAATTAACGCTGAAAATCCTGCCTTTAATTTTGCTCCTTCACCAGGTAAAATTCAAAATCTCTTGTTGCCTAGTGGTGGAATGGGCTTGCGTGTAGACAGCGCTATGTATTCAGGGTATTCAATTCCGCCTTATTATGATTCAATGATTGCAAAAGTCATCGTACATGGTGAAAATCGTTTTGATGCCTTGATGAAAATGCAAAGGGCTTTAAATGAAATTGTAACAGAAGGTATTATTACGAATGCCGAATTCCAATTAGATTTAATTACACATGACAATGTTTTGACAGGTGACTATGACACAAGCTTTTTACAAGAAACATTTCTACCAAATTGGGAGCCAGAAAGCAATCATTAA